From Herbiconiux flava, one genomic window encodes:
- the glgP gene encoding alpha-glucan family phosphorylase, whose translation MRAIRRFTVRSVLPEALSALGELAANLRWAWHQPTQQIFAHISPDDWRSTQGDPVALLGAVRPERLEQLAQDQGFVAWANSLRDDLNAYLGEPRWYQGLEGPRPRSIGYFSPEFGIAAALPQYSGGLGILAGDHLKAASDLGVPIIGVGLFYRSGYFRQAISRDGWQEESYPVLDPDGLPLSVLRLADGTPAQIVLALPDDRALYARIWQAQVGRVRLLMLDTDIPDNDDALRSVTDRLYGGGGEHRLLQELLLGIGGVRALEVVSELTDQPMPEVYHTNEGHAGFLGLERISTLIGNGLSFDEALQVVRAGTVFTTHTPVPAGIDRFDRGLVERYFSTDMLPGLDVPSALSLGAEDYEGGSPEVFNMAVLGLRLGQRTNGVSVLHGAVSRGMFSGLWPGFDRDDVPITSVTNGVHAPTWTDPLLQELARTKLGTGDTTVADWRSDAVTDGELWAVRGDMRRQLVHDARRRVTEAWREQNPDSIPPAWFQSLLDPSVLTIGFARRVPTYKRLTLMLHDPARLKAILLNPERPVQFVIAGKSHPADDEGKRLIQKLVQFASDPEVRTHIVFLPNYDIGMAQLLYPGTDVWLNNPLRPLEACGTSGMKAALNGGLNLSILDGWWNEYFDGENGWAIPTADSAGDSAERDALEAEALYDLLENQVAPRFYDRDGDGVPQHWLQSIRHTLATLSPELSAERMVREYVTRLYIPAAAAERVMTADDHSEARALAAWKERVRAAWPDVSVVHVESGGLDDTPQVGDELHVRAHVQLGGLAPSDVAVEVVYGHAVHGDELAETHAVELAAAPPSADSSELVYSGTVQLGRAGSFGYTVRIVPKNADLASPAELGLIAVAH comes from the coding sequence GTGAGAGCGATCCGCAGGTTCACCGTCCGTTCCGTACTGCCCGAGGCGCTGTCGGCGCTCGGCGAACTCGCCGCGAACCTGCGCTGGGCGTGGCACCAGCCGACCCAGCAGATCTTCGCCCACATCTCGCCCGACGACTGGCGCTCGACGCAGGGCGACCCGGTGGCGCTGCTCGGCGCGGTGCGGCCCGAGCGGCTCGAGCAGCTCGCCCAGGACCAGGGCTTCGTGGCGTGGGCGAACAGCCTGCGCGACGACCTGAACGCCTACCTCGGCGAGCCGCGCTGGTACCAGGGCCTCGAGGGCCCGCGGCCGCGGTCGATCGGCTACTTCTCGCCGGAGTTCGGCATCGCCGCCGCGCTGCCGCAGTACTCGGGCGGCCTCGGCATCCTGGCCGGCGACCACCTGAAGGCGGCCTCCGACCTCGGGGTGCCGATCATCGGCGTCGGGCTGTTCTACCGCTCGGGCTACTTCCGGCAGGCCATCTCCCGTGACGGCTGGCAGGAGGAGAGCTACCCGGTGCTCGACCCCGACGGCCTTCCGCTCTCGGTGCTGCGCCTCGCCGACGGCACCCCCGCGCAGATCGTGCTCGCCCTGCCCGACGACCGGGCCCTGTACGCCCGCATCTGGCAGGCGCAGGTCGGCCGCGTGCGCCTGCTGATGCTCGACACCGACATCCCCGACAACGACGACGCGCTGCGCAGCGTGACCGACCGCCTCTACGGCGGCGGCGGCGAGCATCGCCTGCTGCAGGAGCTGCTGCTCGGCATCGGCGGCGTGCGCGCTCTCGAAGTCGTCTCCGAGCTCACCGACCAGCCGATGCCCGAGGTGTACCACACCAACGAGGGGCACGCGGGGTTCCTCGGCCTCGAGCGCATCTCGACCCTGATCGGCAACGGCCTCTCCTTCGACGAGGCCCTGCAGGTCGTGCGTGCGGGCACCGTCTTCACCACGCACACCCCGGTGCCGGCCGGCATCGACCGCTTCGACCGCGGTCTCGTCGAGCGCTACTTCTCCACCGACATGCTGCCGGGGCTCGACGTGCCGTCGGCGCTGTCGCTCGGCGCGGAGGACTACGAGGGCGGTTCGCCCGAGGTGTTCAACATGGCGGTGCTCGGGCTCCGGCTCGGGCAGCGCACGAACGGCGTCTCGGTGCTGCACGGGGCCGTCTCGCGCGGCATGTTCAGCGGCCTGTGGCCGGGCTTCGACCGCGACGACGTGCCGATCACCTCGGTGACCAACGGCGTGCACGCTCCGACCTGGACCGACCCGCTGCTGCAGGAGCTCGCCCGCACGAAGCTCGGCACGGGCGACACCACGGTCGCCGACTGGCGCTCCGACGCGGTCACCGACGGCGAGCTCTGGGCGGTGCGCGGCGACATGCGCCGCCAGCTCGTGCACGACGCCCGCCGTCGGGTCACCGAGGCCTGGCGCGAGCAGAACCCCGACTCGATCCCGCCGGCCTGGTTCCAGAGCCTGCTCGACCCGTCCGTGCTGACCATCGGCTTCGCCCGGCGCGTGCCGACCTACAAGCGGCTCACGCTGATGCTGCACGACCCCGCTCGGCTGAAGGCGATCCTGCTGAACCCCGAGCGTCCGGTGCAGTTCGTGATCGCGGGCAAGTCGCATCCGGCCGACGACGAGGGCAAGCGGCTGATCCAGAAGCTCGTGCAGTTCGCGAGCGACCCCGAGGTGCGCACGCACATCGTCTTCCTGCCGAACTACGACATCGGCATGGCGCAGCTGCTCTACCCGGGCACCGACGTGTGGCTGAACAACCCGCTGCGGCCGCTCGAGGCCTGCGGCACCTCGGGGATGAAGGCGGCGCTGAACGGCGGGCTGAACCTCTCGATCCTCGACGGCTGGTGGAACGAGTACTTCGACGGCGAGAACGGCTGGGCCATCCCCACCGCCGACTCCGCGGGCGACTCCGCGGAGCGTGACGCCCTCGAGGCCGAGGCGCTCTACGACCTGCTCGAGAACCAGGTCGCGCCGCGGTTCTACGACCGCGACGGCGACGGCGTGCCGCAGCACTGGCTGCAGAGCATCCGGCACACCCTCGCCACGCTCTCACCCGAGCTGAGCGCCGAGCGGATGGTGCGCGAGTACGTCACGCGCCTGTACATCCCGGCGGCCGCGGCCGAACGTGTGATGACCGCCGACGACCACTCGGAGGCCCGCGCGCTCGCCGCGTGGAAGGAGCGCGTGCGCGCCGCCTGGCCGGACGTCTCGGTCGTGCACGTCGAGTCGGGCGGGCTCGACGACACCCCGCAGGTCGGCGACGAGCTGCACGTTCGGGCGCACGTCCAGCTGGGCGGGCTCGCGCCGTCCGACGTGGCGGTCGAGGTCGTCTACGGGCACGCTGTGCACGGCGACGAGCTCGCCGAGACGCACGCGGTCGAGCTGGCTGCGGCGCCCCCCTCGGCCGACTCCTCGGAGCTGGTCTACTCGGGCACGGTGCAGCTCGGCCGCGCGGGCTCGTTCGGCTACACGGTCCGAATCGTGCCGAAGAACGCCGACCTGGCCTCGCCGGCCGAGCTGGGCCTCATCGCGGTCGCCCACTAG
- a CDS encoding cysteine desulfurase family protein — protein MPVYLDHAATTPMLPTARAAYVDALGVVGNPSSIHSQGQQAKRMLEEAREAIAVSLGAEPVEVILTSGGTESINLGVKGLFWKRAPRRVVLVPGGEHHATVDAVEWLASHEGAEVVTMPVDALGRLQPSVLSSALQRYGDDVALVSLLWANNEVGTINDVAALVAVARASGVPVHVDAVAAYGYLPIAFDAVGAAALSVSAHKIGGPVGVGALVLARAWEVEPLIHGGSQQRVRSGTQDVAGALAFAAAATSAAADLTHLASSGGDLTQRAASGRESPLVAASGFVAELAALRDRLVAGIRSAVPEAVLRGDPSPAGRLPGNAHLTFPGCDGDSLLFLLDLAGFSVSTGSACQAGVPEISHVLLAMGIPSDEARGALRFTLGHGTTAEEVDALVAALPAAYASARRAGHSTRTPAPTAFA, from the coding sequence ATGCCTGTCTACCTCGACCACGCCGCCACCACGCCGATGCTCCCCACAGCCCGCGCGGCCTACGTCGACGCGCTCGGGGTGGTGGGCAATCCCTCGTCGATCCACAGCCAGGGCCAGCAGGCGAAGCGGATGCTCGAGGAGGCGCGCGAGGCGATCGCGGTGTCGCTCGGGGCCGAGCCCGTCGAGGTCATCCTCACCTCGGGCGGCACCGAGTCGATCAACCTCGGCGTGAAGGGGCTGTTCTGGAAGCGCGCGCCGCGCCGGGTCGTGCTCGTGCCGGGCGGGGAGCACCACGCGACGGTCGACGCTGTCGAGTGGCTGGCGTCGCACGAGGGGGCCGAGGTCGTGACGATGCCGGTGGATGCGCTGGGCCGCCTCCAGCCGTCGGTGCTGTCCTCGGCGCTGCAGAGGTACGGCGACGACGTGGCCCTCGTCAGCCTGCTCTGGGCGAACAACGAGGTGGGCACGATCAACGACGTGGCGGCGCTCGTGGCGGTGGCCCGGGCATCCGGAGTGCCCGTGCACGTCGACGCCGTGGCGGCCTACGGGTACCTGCCGATCGCGTTCGATGCGGTGGGGGCGGCGGCACTCAGCGTCTCGGCCCACAAGATCGGCGGGCCGGTGGGGGTCGGGGCACTGGTGCTGGCGCGGGCGTGGGAGGTGGAGCCGCTGATCCACGGCGGCAGCCAGCAGCGCGTGCGCTCGGGCACCCAGGACGTGGCGGGCGCGCTCGCCTTCGCGGCCGCCGCCACCTCCGCTGCGGCCGACCTGACACACCTTGCGTCAAGTGGGGGCGACCTGACACAACGTGCGGCAAGTGGGCGCGAGTCGCCACTGGTTGCGGCAAGTGGGTTCGTGGCGGAGCTCGCGGCGCTGCGGGATCGGCTCGTGGCGGGCATCCGGTCGGCCGTGCCGGAGGCCGTGCTGCGGGGCGACCCCTCCCCCGCGGGTCGCCTGCCCGGCAACGCCCACCTGACGTTCCCCGGCTGCGACGGCGACTCGCTGCTGTTCCTGCTCGACCTCGCCGGTTTCTCGGTCTCGACCGGTTCGGCCTGCCAGGCCGGTGTGCCCGAGATCTCGCACGTGCTGCTCGCGATGGGCATCCCCTCCGACGAGGCGCGCGGCGCCCTGCGCTTCACCCTCGGCCACGGCACCACGGCCGAGGAGGTCGACGCGCTCGTCGCCGCCCTCCCCGCCGCCTACGCCTCGGCCCGCCGGGCGGGCCACTCGACGAGGACACCCGCCCCGACCGCATTCGCCTGA
- the glgX gene encoding glycogen debranching protein GlgX, whose protein sequence is MTAADPLARLGVRQTSHGGELRVWSSTATSIDLLLYDRKDPNWVYKTVPLERDDASNVWSARTRSLAPGRRYTLRVNGPDGPQNAFDPSLALIDPYARGLVRSGREQWRSVVVDEEFDWHGVTKPNTPLDHTVIYEAHVKGLSKLNPRIPEHLRGTYAGLAHDTSIGYLKSLGVTAVELLPVHAFVSEQRLQKQGLTNYWGYNTLGFFAPHSLYASRAAQAEGPAAVLREFKGMVKLLHEAGLEVILDVVYNHTAEEGRMGPTTSFRGIDNAAYYRQTARGDYVDVTGCGNSINTATPAVSRLILDSLKYWANDVQVDGFRFDLAATLGRNGDHYYDHEHPLITGIVGDPELADVKMIAEPWDVGMGGWQTGNFPKGWSEWNDRYRDRMRKFWLRDIKSIRENGNPGDGVGMLATRIAGSSNTFAQARGPLASVDFVTAHDGFTLADLTAYNVKHNVGNGESNRDGTDNNMSYNHGIEGPTTSRSVEQARRRAMRNLMGTLLLSAGVPMITAGDEFGRSQKGNNNAYCHDSELTWLSWDRRTWQKDLWRTTQHLLRMRRENPALRPVRYGVFGERTPGSSQMDWYDAAGESMSIADWNSPENRTLQYVAASTPEHEPLNRILTVIHGVESPISVTLPVHEGVVGYELLWDSSNEVLPAGHELPRVAPGAAVAVAAASLQLYRALSD, encoded by the coding sequence ATGACTGCGGCCGACCCCCTCGCCCGGCTGGGCGTTCGCCAGACCTCGCACGGCGGAGAGCTGAGGGTCTGGTCGTCGACGGCGACGAGCATCGACCTGCTGCTCTACGACCGCAAAGACCCGAACTGGGTCTACAAGACGGTGCCGCTCGAGCGCGACGACGCGTCGAACGTCTGGAGCGCCCGCACCCGCAGCCTCGCCCCCGGCCGCCGCTACACGCTGCGCGTGAACGGCCCCGACGGCCCGCAGAACGCCTTCGACCCGAGTCTCGCCCTGATCGACCCCTACGCCCGCGGGCTGGTGCGCTCCGGCCGCGAGCAGTGGCGGAGCGTCGTCGTCGACGAGGAGTTCGACTGGCACGGCGTCACCAAGCCGAACACCCCGCTCGATCACACCGTCATCTACGAGGCGCACGTGAAGGGGCTCTCGAAGCTCAACCCGCGCATCCCCGAGCACCTGCGCGGCACCTACGCGGGTCTCGCCCACGACACCTCGATCGGCTATCTGAAGAGCCTCGGCGTCACCGCCGTGGAGCTGCTGCCGGTGCACGCCTTCGTCTCCGAGCAACGGCTGCAGAAGCAGGGCCTCACGAACTACTGGGGCTACAACACCCTCGGCTTCTTCGCCCCGCACTCGCTCTACGCCTCGCGCGCCGCCCAGGCCGAAGGGCCCGCGGCGGTGCTGCGCGAGTTCAAGGGCATGGTCAAGCTGCTGCACGAGGCGGGGCTCGAGGTCATCCTCGACGTGGTCTACAACCACACCGCCGAAGAGGGGCGGATGGGCCCGACCACCAGCTTCCGCGGCATCGACAACGCCGCGTACTACCGGCAGACGGCGCGGGGCGACTACGTCGACGTCACGGGCTGCGGCAACTCGATCAACACCGCGACGCCGGCCGTGTCGCGGTTGATCCTCGACTCGCTGAAGTACTGGGCGAACGACGTGCAGGTCGACGGGTTCCGCTTCGACCTGGCGGCCACGCTCGGGCGGAACGGCGACCACTACTACGACCACGAGCATCCGCTGATCACCGGCATCGTCGGCGACCCCGAGCTCGCCGACGTGAAGATGATCGCCGAGCCGTGGGACGTCGGGATGGGCGGCTGGCAGACCGGCAACTTCCCCAAGGGCTGGTCGGAGTGGAACGACCGCTACCGCGACCGCATGCGCAAGTTCTGGCTGCGCGACATCAAGTCGATCCGCGAGAACGGCAACCCGGGCGACGGGGTCGGGATGCTCGCCACGCGCATCGCCGGATCGTCGAACACCTTCGCGCAGGCCAGGGGCCCCCTCGCCTCGGTCGACTTCGTGACGGCCCACGACGGATTCACCCTCGCCGACCTGACGGCCTACAACGTCAAGCACAATGTGGGAAACGGGGAGTCGAACCGCGACGGCACCGACAACAACATGTCGTACAACCACGGCATCGAGGGCCCGACCACCTCGCGGTCCGTCGAGCAGGCCAGGCGGCGCGCGATGCGCAACCTGATGGGCACGCTGCTGCTCTCGGCCGGCGTGCCGATGATCACCGCCGGCGACGAGTTCGGGCGCAGCCAGAAGGGCAACAACAACGCCTACTGCCACGACAGCGAGCTGACCTGGCTGTCGTGGGACAGGCGCACCTGGCAGAAGGACCTGTGGCGCACCACCCAGCATCTGCTGCGGATGCGGCGGGAGAACCCGGCCCTGCGGCCCGTGCGCTACGGCGTGTTCGGCGAGCGCACGCCGGGGTCGAGCCAGATGGACTGGTACGACGCCGCGGGGGAGTCGATGTCGATCGCCGACTGGAACTCGCCCGAGAACCGCACGCTGCAGTACGTGGCGGCGTCGACGCCCGAGCACGAGCCGCTGAACCGCATCCTCACGGTGATCCACGGGGTGGAGTCGCCGATCTCGGTGACGCTGCCGGTGCACGAGGGGGTCGTCGGGTACGAGCTGCTCTGGGACTCGTCGAACGAGGTGCTGCCGGCGGGGCACGAGCTGCCGCGGGTCGCGCCGGGGGCGGCGGTCGCGGTGGCGGCGGCGTCGCTGCAGCTGTATCGGGCGCTCTCGGACTAG
- a CDS encoding endonuclease/exonuclease/phosphatase family protein, with protein MSALLEKPRQSGRPTPPRRRRSRPALAIAVCLASLALALLLAAHVLVPRMLGLSLIVESALPWFGAAIPVLLVAGLIARSRGAVAAAVIPAIVWGVMFVPALVPLTQSAGGASGTLTVASQNVEADSGTAAESAQALAAQGADVIGLQEMDDTARAEVEAVLSESYPHSYGIGTVGVWSKYPIENAQALDLGLGWQRGIAADLATPTGLVSLYVIHAASARPADHEARDEMLANLADYVPRDENARLIMMGDFNAGSSDRSLAGLTGQLAEANQNGGGFGFTWPAAFPATRPDHVLSRGMDVTSNTTLRAGSSDHLAVITTLAL; from the coding sequence ATGTCAGCACTGCTCGAGAAGCCGCGTCAGAGCGGCCGTCCGACACCGCCGAGGCGGCGGCGCAGCCGCCCCGCCCTGGCCATCGCGGTGTGCCTGGCCTCGCTCGCACTCGCTCTGCTGCTCGCTGCCCACGTGCTCGTGCCGCGGATGCTCGGGCTCTCGCTCATCGTCGAGTCCGCCCTCCCGTGGTTCGGTGCCGCGATCCCGGTGCTCCTCGTGGCCGGTCTGATCGCGCGCAGCCGGGGTGCGGTCGCCGCGGCCGTGATCCCCGCGATCGTCTGGGGCGTGATGTTCGTGCCCGCGCTGGTGCCGCTGACGCAGAGCGCCGGCGGAGCATCCGGAACCCTCACCGTGGCCAGCCAGAACGTCGAGGCGGACTCGGGCACCGCCGCCGAGTCGGCGCAGGCGCTGGCCGCCCAGGGTGCCGACGTGATCGGGCTGCAGGAGATGGACGACACGGCCCGCGCCGAGGTCGAGGCGGTGCTGAGCGAGAGCTACCCGCACTCCTACGGCATCGGCACGGTCGGCGTGTGGAGCAAGTACCCGATCGAGAACGCCCAGGCGCTCGACCTCGGGCTGGGCTGGCAGCGCGGCATCGCGGCCGACCTCGCGACGCCGACGGGGCTCGTCAGTCTCTACGTCATCCACGCGGCGTCGGCGCGGCCGGCCGACCACGAGGCCCGCGACGAGATGCTCGCGAACCTCGCCGACTACGTGCCGCGCGACGAGAACGCGCGGCTGATCATGATGGGCGACTTCAACGCGGGCAGCTCCGACCGCAGCCTCGCCGGTCTCACGGGTCAGCTCGCCGAGGCGAACCAGAACGGCGGCGGCTTCGGCTTCACCTGGCCGGCCGCCTTCCCGGCGACCCGCCCCGACCACGTGCTCTCGCGCGGCATGGACGTCACGTCGAACACCACCCTGCGCGCGGGGTCTTCAGACCACCTCGCGGTGATCACCACCCTCGCCCTGTAG
- the mnmA gene encoding tRNA 2-thiouridine(34) synthase MnmA translates to MKVLAAMSGGVDSAVAAARAVEAGHEVVGVHLALSRMPGTLRTGSRGCCTIEDSMDAQRAANKIGIPYYVWDFSERFKADVVDDFIAEYSAGRTPNPCMRCNERIKFAALLEKALDLGFDAVCTGHYATVTTDADGNPELHRAAAWAKDQSYVLGVLTTEQLRHSLFPLGATPSKAEVRAEAAERGFSVANKPDSHDICFIPDGDTSGWLAERVGTATGEIVDRSGAVVGSHEGAHAFTVGQRRGLKLGMPAPDGKPRFVLEVRPVTNEVVVGPKEALAIAEIAGARFTWAGLAPSDVERGFDCQVQIRAHADPVDAWAVVRGGELVITPVLPLVGVAPGQTAVVYVGTRVMGQCTIDRTVAADTVAADTMAVV, encoded by the coding sequence ATGAAGGTTCTCGCAGCAATGAGCGGTGGCGTCGACTCCGCGGTGGCCGCCGCGCGGGCGGTCGAGGCGGGCCACGAGGTGGTCGGCGTGCACCTCGCCCTGAGCCGCATGCCCGGCACCCTGCGCACCGGCAGCCGCGGCTGCTGCACCATCGAAGACTCGATGGACGCGCAGCGGGCGGCGAACAAGATCGGCATCCCCTATTACGTGTGGGACTTCTCCGAGCGCTTCAAGGCCGACGTCGTCGACGACTTCATCGCCGAGTACTCGGCCGGCCGCACCCCCAACCCCTGCATGCGCTGCAACGAGCGCATCAAGTTCGCCGCCCTGCTCGAGAAGGCGCTCGACCTCGGCTTCGACGCCGTCTGCACCGGTCACTACGCCACGGTCACGACCGACGCCGACGGCAACCCCGAGCTGCACCGGGCCGCCGCCTGGGCGAAAGACCAGAGCTACGTGCTCGGCGTGCTCACCACCGAGCAGCTGCGGCACAGCCTGTTCCCGCTCGGGGCCACGCCCTCCAAGGCCGAGGTGCGCGCGGAGGCCGCCGAGCGCGGCTTCTCGGTGGCGAACAAGCCCGACAGCCACGACATCTGCTTCATCCCCGACGGCGACACGAGCGGGTGGCTCGCCGAGCGCGTGGGCACCGCCACCGGTGAGATCGTCGACCGCTCCGGCGCCGTCGTCGGCTCGCACGAGGGCGCACACGCCTTCACGGTCGGGCAGCGCCGCGGCCTCAAGCTCGGCATGCCGGCGCCCGACGGCAAGCCGCGATTCGTGCTGGAGGTGCGGCCGGTCACGAACGAGGTCGTCGTGGGGCCGAAGGAAGCGCTCGCCATCGCCGAGATCGCCGGTGCGCGGTTCACCTGGGCGGGGCTCGCGCCCTCCGACGTCGAGCGCGGCTTCGACTGTCAGGTGCAGATCCGTGCGCACGCCGATCCGGTGGATGCGTGGGCCGTGGTTCGGGGCGGCGAGCTCGTCATCACGCCCGTGCTGCCGCTCGTCGGGGTGGCCCCGGGGCAGACCGCGGTGGTCTACGTGGGCACGCGGGTGATGGGGCAGTGCACGATCGACCGCACGGTGGCGGCCGACACGGTCGCGGCGGACACGATGGCGGTGGTCTGA
- the ligA gene encoding NAD-dependent DNA ligase LigA, producing the protein MARAAETAGDGVAADEALPEETPDELESAAVEVERLTTRILELRDQYYEKNASTVSDQEYDALVHRLDDLEREHPELRSQDSPTQTVGGRAVTTMFTPVTHAERMLSLDNVFSEEELDEWAAKVQRDAGRGVVRFLSELKIDGLAINLRYENGVLVTAATRGDGVVGEDVTENVLQIDSIPARLKGSGHPPLVEVRGEIFFPVASFDELNAAQEAAGERVFANPRNAAAGSLRQKSEGKNERQLALVTARLHRLRMLVHGIGAWPNPPVAAQSEVYELLAEWGLPTSTHYRVFDTIGEVAQFIRGYGINRSSVEHQIDGIVVKVDDLALHEELGATSRAPRWATAFKYPPEEVNTKLLDIVVSVGRTGRATPFAVMEKVEVAGSEVRQATLHNQDVVKAKGVLIGDTVVLRKAGDVIPEVLGPVVELRDGSEYAFVMPENCPECGTKLAPAKEGDIDLRCPNARSCPAQVRGRVEHVGSRGALDIEGLGEVSAAALTQPSEPAEPPLETEAGLFALTMSDLFPIRVIVRDNETGLEKLNDDGTPKLVTPFRRKRRVSGRDADPAYDPEATEFWGDAGSVPSSNAIELLANIEKAKTKPLWRILVALSIRHVGPVAARALADYFGSLDAIRAATRDELAAVDGVGGIIADALIAWFEVDWHVEILDRWAEAGVQFATPGHPGPGANVGAGGVLEGITVVATGSLEGYTREGAQEAIIAAGGKAASSVSKKTDFVAAGPGAGSKLPKAEALGLRIIDAAQFALLVTEGPAALGPPPGADPADADPDGSLPPTASDDAAPAAGEAETTPTKPRAKRAPRAKKPTTPAPSPDDEAAVDVTAADGDEG; encoded by the coding sequence ATGGCGCGCGCGGCCGAGACGGCCGGCGACGGGGTCGCCGCAGACGAGGCGCTGCCGGAGGAGACGCCCGACGAGCTCGAGTCGGCGGCGGTCGAGGTCGAGCGGCTCACCACGCGCATCCTCGAGCTGCGCGACCAGTACTACGAGAAGAACGCCTCGACGGTGTCCGACCAGGAGTACGACGCGCTGGTGCATCGGCTCGACGACCTCGAGCGCGAGCATCCGGAGCTCCGCTCGCAGGACAGCCCCACCCAGACCGTCGGCGGCCGCGCCGTCACCACGATGTTCACCCCCGTCACGCACGCCGAGCGCATGCTGAGCCTCGACAACGTGTTCAGCGAGGAGGAGCTCGACGAGTGGGCGGCCAAGGTGCAGCGCGACGCCGGCCGCGGGGTCGTGCGCTTCCTCAGCGAGCTGAAGATCGACGGGCTCGCCATCAACCTGCGCTACGAGAACGGAGTGCTGGTCACGGCCGCCACCCGCGGTGACGGCGTGGTCGGCGAGGACGTGACCGAGAACGTGCTGCAGATCGACTCGATCCCGGCGCGATTGAAGGGCTCCGGGCATCCGCCGCTCGTCGAGGTGCGGGGCGAGATCTTCTTCCCCGTCGCGTCGTTCGACGAGCTGAACGCGGCCCAGGAGGCGGCGGGCGAGCGTGTCTTCGCCAACCCGCGCAACGCGGCGGCCGGTTCGCTCCGGCAGAAGTCCGAGGGCAAGAACGAGCGCCAGCTGGCCCTCGTGACGGCCCGTCTGCACCGGCTGCGGATGCTCGTGCACGGCATCGGCGCCTGGCCGAACCCGCCCGTGGCCGCCCAGTCCGAGGTGTACGAACTTCTGGCCGAGTGGGGGCTGCCGACCTCGACGCACTACCGCGTGTTCGACACGATCGGCGAGGTGGCGCAGTTCATCCGCGGCTACGGCATCAACCGCTCGAGCGTCGAGCACCAGATCGACGGCATCGTCGTGAAGGTCGACGACCTCGCGCTGCACGAGGAGCTGGGTGCCACCAGCCGCGCACCGCGCTGGGCAACGGCCTTCAAATACCCGCCAGAAGAGGTCAACACGAAGCTGCTCGACATCGTCGTGAGCGTCGGGCGCACCGGGCGCGCCACGCCGTTCGCCGTGATGGAGAAGGTGGAGGTCGCGGGCTCGGAGGTTCGCCAGGCGACGCTGCACAACCAGGACGTGGTGAAGGCCAAGGGCGTGCTGATCGGCGACACGGTGGTGCTGCGCAAGGCGGGTGACGTCATCCCCGAGGTGCTCGGCCCGGTGGTCGAGCTGCGCGACGGCAGCGAGTACGCGTTCGTGATGCCCGAGAACTGCCCCGAGTGCGGCACGAAGCTGGCGCCCGCGAAAGAGGGCGACATCGATCTCCGCTGCCCGAACGCCCGCAGCTGCCCCGCGCAGGTGCGCGGGCGCGTCGAGCACGTCGGATCGCGCGGAGCGCTCGACATCGAGGGCCTCGGCGAGGTGTCGGCGGCGGCGCTGACGCAGCCGAGCGAGCCGGCGGAACCCCCGCTCGAGACCGAGGCGGGGCTGTTCGCACTGACGATGAGCGACCTGTTCCCCATTCGGGTGATCGTCCGCGACAACGAGACCGGGCTCGAGAAGCTGAACGACGACGGCACGCCGAAGCTCGTCACCCCGTTCCGGCGCAAGCGACGGGTCTCGGGGCGCGACGCCGACCCGGCCTACGATCCCGAGGCGACGGAGTTCTGGGGCGACGCCGGCTCGGTGCCGTCCTCGAACGCCATCGAGCTCCTGGCGAACATCGAGAAGGCCAAGACGAAGCCGCTCTGGCGCATCCTCGTGGCGTTGAGCATCCGGCACGTGGGGCCTGTCGCGGCGCGAGCGCTCGCGGACTACTTCGGGTCGCTCGACGCGATCCGGGCGGCGACCCGCGACGAGCTCGCGGCGGTCGACGGCGTCGGCGGCATCATCGCCGACGCGCTGATCGCGTGGTTCGAGGTCGACTGGCACGTCGAGATCCTCGACCGGTGGGCCGAGGCGGGCGTGCAGTTCGCGACCCCGGGACACCCGGGGCCCGGCGCGAACGTCGGCGCGGGCGGGGTGCTCGAGGGAATCACCGTCGTGGCCACGGGCTCGCTCGAGGGATACACCCGCGAGGGCGCCCAGGAGGCGATCATCGCCGCCGGCGGCAAGGCGGCCTCGAGCGTCAGCAAGAAGACCGACTTCGTGGCGGCCGGCCCCGGCGCCGGCTCCAAGCTGCCGAAGGCCGAGGCCCTCGGCCTCCGCATCATCGACGCCGCCCAGTTCGCGCTCCTGGTCACGGAGGGCCCGGCGGCCCTCGGCCCGCCCCCGGGCGCCGACCCCGCCGACGCCGACCCGGATGGTTCGCTCCCTCCCACCGCGAGCGACGACGCCGCGCCGGCCGCCGGGGAGGCGGAGACGACGCCCACGAAGCCCCGGGCGAAACGGGCGCCCCGTGCCAAGAAGCCCACCACGCCGGCACCGTCGCCCGACGACGAGGCAGCGGTCGACGTGACTGCGGCCGACGGCGACGAGGGGTAG